The window GATCCCGCCTCGAACCGGCTCCGGTGGTGCGGTTGCATGAAGATCTCACGACCCTGGCGGACGGCAATGCCGTGATGCAGCGGCTGCATGGCCTGTTCAACGGAGCGGCGACCGAATCGCTGGCGGCCGCGGCGGAGATCAATCCGAAATTCGTCCTGCCGGCCGGCACGGATCTGTATTGGCCCGCCTTCCCGCCGCTGACCGGCTCCAGCGCGCCGGCCGACGACGCCACGTTCCCATCCGATTTCAAACAGCAAGTGATCGCGGCCAGCCGCGCCGTTGTCATCGACGGAAGCAGTCCCGATGTGCGGCTCACCCTCGCCGGCCTGCCGGTGGATTGCGCCGTGCGGGTCTACCATCGGGTGTTTAGCAGCGGCGCCGTGCTGAGCCGGGGGGATGGAGCCGGAGGGCTGGCCAATAGCGTTGCGGCACCAGCCGCGGGCCGAACCTTCAACGGACAATGTGTCCTGCGCCTGGCGAACCCGCTGGGGCTCGAACCGCCGTTCACCTTCGCCCCGGCGCCCAAATTGATTTTTGACATGGTCGTGGTCGAGCGCTCCGGGAAGAAGCGGATTTTCGGGAACCTCGAATTGCCGTTGAACACGACTCCCGAAGCAGGCCCTGCGGCGGTGGCCGACAATGCGGTGGCGACGGCCGCCAAACAGGGGGTGTGCCGGGCCGGCGTCCTGGGCCTGCGCCGGACGAGCGCGCCGCTGCCGGCGCTCGTCGATCTGAATGCGCTCTTGAACGCCATCGTGCAACTGGGAGGGGAAACCCCTCCGCGCGATGCGCCGCGGCTGCCCACCATGGCGCGCCGCGATCTGCTGGCCGCCGCCAAGCGCGGCGCCAACTGGACGGCGGTGCTGGCCGGAGGCCCGATCGGGCCCGCCATGCATTCGGCCCAGCCAACCCTCGGCGCGCCCGGTTCGCAGGGCGGTCCCGAAACGCAGTATGCCGGCGTCTCCACCCAAAATGCCGTGCTGGCTTACGACATCGCCCGCATGGCTTTCCGGCGCACGACCTCGTTGTATGACCGGATTCAGCAACTGAACAACAGCACCTGGGACGAGCCTGTGCGCAATACGCCGCTCACGCTCGGCGAATCGCCCAACGGCACACGCGGCACGATGGCCGGCGCGGTGTTGCAGACGATCGCGCCTTATTGCGAAACCCCGGAGCTGGCGCTGCTCAAGTCGGTGGTGGAGGCGAACATCGGGTCGATCCCGCGCGATTGGAACGCCCTGGTGGACCTGGTGGTGAGTTGGATCGATGGCCTCAACCTGGCCGGGCTGCCCAGTCCGCTGGATACGGCCGGCGCCCGGTTGAACACCGAGCTCAGGAACCGGCTCAACGCGCTCAAGGACAACGATCCCGGACGCGAATCGCAGCGGGAACGCCTGTACGGCGAACTCCTGCGTGAGCTGAGCGCGGCCTGTTTCGGCCGCCGCGATGCGCAGTGGGCGCTGGAACAGGCCATCAAAAACGCACGCCGGTTCATCTATCTCGAAACGCCGGGGCTCTCCTTTACCGAAGCCGGCACGGCGCAGCCCTATTCGCGCAATTTGAAGAGCCTGTTGGCGGCGCAGATCTCGACCCATCCGGGCCTCAAGGTGGTGATCTGTGTGCCGAAGGCGCCGGACTACGGGAAGGGCTACGAGCAATACCGGGCCAAAGAGGTGAAAGACCGGTTCGACCTGGTGCTGGACCTGCCGTCGGCGAACGTGGTGTCGTTCCACCCGGTCGGGTTCCCGGGGCGGCCCAGCCGCCTGGAATCGCAGGTGGTCATCGTGGACGACGAGTGGGCGATGGTCGGATCCTCCAGCTTCCGCCGGCGCGGGCTCGCGTTCGACGGCAGCAGCGACCTGGTGTGGACCGATCTTGAGCGCAGCGACGGAGTGGCCCCTTCCATTGCCGCGTTCCGCAGGACGCTGATGGCGGCGCGCCTGGGCATTACCGGCGACGGGTTCGACAGCCGCCGGTTGATGCTGGAGGATGTGGCCGACGTGTTCCACCTCATCCGCGAAACCCTGCGCGACGGCGGCCTGGGGCGCATCGAGCCCTTGTGGAATGGGCGGACGGACGGCGTCACCTATTCCGAACCCACCCTCGACAGCAACTTGGTGAACCCGGACGGGGTCGAATTCCAAACGCTGAACGCGCTGGTATTGGCCGCGCTGGGCAGCGTGCCGCTGTGAGCAGGGCCTTCATGCCGTGAGAGCCGCACCGGTTGAGGTATGGCTAGCTCCGCAGGGTGATTCCAGCGGCAGCTCCTGTCTATGCCGAACCGTTTCGCGCCGCCAGATCCGACGCACAGACCGCTTTGTTGACACTCTGTGGGCAGCCCGAGAATCCGCCGCCCCTCGGGGCGGCGGATTCTCGGGCTGACAAGGCGGGACTGATTACGGCTCCACGACGAATGGCCGCATCATTTCGTGGTCCTCATGTTCCAGGATATGGCAGTGCCACACATAGCGGCCCGGTTTATCGAACTTGGCGATGATCCGCGTCACTTCTCCGGGGTAGGCCCGCACGGTGTCTTTCCATCCTCTTTCATTCGCTTCCGGGCCGGCCGGTTGCCCGATCACTGCCAGCGTCTCCGGCCGTCCCGGCACGAACTGATGCGCCTGAAATCGCTGGCGGCTGAGAATCTGAAACTGCACCAGGTGAAGATGGACGGGATGGGCGTCTTCCGTGGCGTTGATGATCGTCCAGATTTCCGTCGAGTTGAGCTCGGGCCGTTCCGTGACCGGATCGTCCCACATCAAGGGCCCGTTGGCCGCCGTGCCCAGTTGCGGCCGCAGCCGTCCCAGCGGATCCGTCTCCTCGACCAAGACCAAGGCCCGCGCCGGTGCGGACGCCGTCAATGGCATGATCGGGCGCCAGGGGCGCAGGACATCGGGCAGCGCGCTCGTGTCGGGACCGGCCAGCGGTTTTGTGACGCGAAATTGCATGATCTGGCCGACCGTCAATGGGTCGGGCGTCTCGCCTTTGGGGAATGGGGAGCGGGCGGTGTTGCGCAGCGTGATTGTCTGGCCGGTGCGGCCGGAAAAATCGAGGATCACGTCGGCGCGCTCGCCGGGGCCGACGACCAGGTGCGAGACGGTCACCGGTTCGTTCAATAGCCCGCCGTCCGTGCCGATCTGGTGAAACGGCTGCTCCGAGGACAAGCCCAAATCGTAGAAGCGTGAATTGGATCCGTTCACGATCCGGAACCGGTATTTCCTGGGTTCCACCTGAAGGTAGGGCCACACCTTGCCATTGACCAGAATCGTGTCGCCGAAGAATTCCGGCACGATGGACGGCGCGGGCTCCAGCGGTTCCGGCGGTTCGGCCCCCGTGGCGTAATCCAGCGTGCCATCGGCATGAAACCGCCGGTCCTGGATCAGCAGCGGAATTTCATACGGCCCTTTCGGGAGATTGAGGCGGTCCTCCTGATCGTCGCGAATAACGTAGAGCCCGGCCAGCCCGGCGTAGACGTTCAAGCGGGTAATTCCGAGCGCATGATCGTGATACCAGAGTGTCGCCGCCTCTTGATCGTTCGGGTACAGAAATGGGGCGGGGAGGAAGGCCGGTCCGTTTTGCGCGAATCCAGGCGTGAACCAGGCTTCCGGATCGCCGTCGCTGTCAGGGCCGACGTGTCCGCCGTGCAGGTGGACGACCGTGCGCACGAGCGGCGAGCAGGCCGACGTGCCGGGTCCGCAGTGCAGTGTGGTATCGACCGGCAGTAGGTGTTTGGAGGGCAGGGCGCTGGTATAGAGGATTTTGACCGGCTTGCCCGGCGCGGCCGTATTGTGGGGCAGCGTGGAACGGGCCTCGATCGTGGGGCCCGGGTACTGTCCGTTGTAGCCCCACAGGGGGGTTGGCGGGAGATCGCGGTGCAGCGAGTGGCGAAACTGCGTCATGGAGATCGTGTAGTAGTCGGTGCCGGGGTACAGCGTCGTGTCGGGCGTCAGCACGGATGGAATCGGCAGAGGATCGACGAACTTCGCGAGCTTCGCCGCGTTGAGCCGGGGTTTCGCGGATGCGGCGAACAGCCGTGGCGCGGCGCCGCCGTCGAGCGCCAGTCCGGCGCCGATGACGGCCGCAGAGGTGAGGAGTTTTCGCCGGGTCAGCATGGATAGACCTCCTGGTTGCAGGCATAAATAAAAAGCCCAAGACACCGTCAGGCGCCTTGGGCTCTGGAACGACAGTTCTCTGGCCTCTGAATGTTTACGCGGAGAGGATCCTCGCAATGATCCTGATAATTATTATCAATAGCACTCTGGGCTGATATCGGTCAAGTAGGGGGCTGCACTCCGCCGCATCGGAGTCAGGACTAGAGGAGGAGGCCCGGGAATGGCCGGCTTGTGCCTCGATCCCCAGGCCTGTCTCAACCTGCGAGGCCGATTGTAACGACCACGGAATTCCTGTATCTACAGACGCGTGTTTACCTGGGATCTTTCGCAGGCCAAAGCCAACGTCGAGAAGCACGGCGTCCCGTTCGAGGAGGCGGCCACTGCCTTTTGCGATGCCAACGGGCTCGACTGGGACGAGCTGTCGGAGGAGTCCCGTGAACGCCGGTTCAAGCGGCTGGGCCTCACGGCCAACAAATGGCTCGTGCTCGTCTTGTATACGATCAGGAGAACAGAACATGATCAGGAAACGGTTCGGATCATCAGCGCGCGGCACGCGAGCGAGCGGGAAGGCCGAGCCTACCTCCGCTTCGCGCCCTGATTTCTCGGATATTCCGGAATCCACCGAAGAGGAGTTCCGGCGCTCGCGCCAGGTGGGGCGGCCGTCCGGGAAGATGGCGCAGCAGCTCATCGCCCTGCGGCTCTCGCCCTGGCTGGTCAATCAGCTGCGGAAAATGGCGGCCCGCCAGCGCAAGCCCTATCAGACCCTCATCCACGAAATCTTGGAGCGTTCGGTGTCCCGCGTCTCGTAAGCCGCCGGGGCGTGAATCTATGGCAGGAGCGCGGCGGCCAGGTAGGGGAGCCAGGGCAGCAGCGCCACGCCGAGACAGATCGAGAGCGCCACGATCGAGGCGACCAAATCTTCATCCAGCCCGGTTTCTCCCGCAAAGATGACTGCCATCACCGCCGAGGGCATTCCGGCGATCAGGATCACCACCGCCCGTTCCAGGCCCGTGAGATCCAGCAGCCACGTGGCGGCGAACCCCAGCAGCAGCCCGCCGGCCATGCGCATGGCCACGCCCAGGCAGGCCAGCGGCCAGGTCCGCCGCACCGCCTCCAGGCTGATCGAGAGGCCGAGGACAAGGCTCGCCAGCGGGGTGGTCGCGAGATGCACCGGCGTCAACAGCTCATGGAGCCAGGAGGGCAGATGGAGTCCGGCGGCCTTCAGGGCCAGGCTGACCGCCAAGGCCCAAAGCGGGGGCGAGGAGAGCAGGCGCGTCAGCGAGGCGCGCGCCGACGGGGCGGCGGTGCCATGCCAGAGAGCCATCGTATAGAGCGCCGTGAGGGTGAAGGTGGTTTGGCCGAGGTCGAAGAGAATCGCCTGCGCGAGGCCGTCCTGTCCGAACGTGGCCAGCGTCACGGGATAGGCGAAGTAGATGGAATTGATGCAGCCGATGGCGAGCAGGAATCCGCCTTGTGCCGGGCGGGCGAGCTGCAGCCGGCGGGCGAGGGGCCAGGAGGCGAGCACCAGCGGGAGCGTCACGAGGCAGGCGGCCAGCGGCAGCTTCCAGGCCGTCGCCGCGAAGGCCACGCGATCCAGCGAGACGAGAATCGTGGCCGGCAGCGT is drawn from Nitrospira sp. and contains these coding sequences:
- a CDS encoding AEC family transporter; the protein is MPIALHAFLMLFVAGAALRLCGLLGKPHAERLGSFVFSVTLPATILVSLDRVAFAATAWKLPLAACLVTLPLVLASWPLARRLQLARPAQGGFLLAIGCINSIYFAYPVTLATFGQDGLAQAILFDLGQTTFTLTALYTMALWHGTAAPSARASLTRLLSSPPLWALAVSLALKAAGLHLPSWLHELLTPVHLATTPLASLVLGLSISLEAVRRTWPLACLGVAMRMAGGLLLGFAATWLLDLTGLERAVVILIAGMPSAVMAVIFAGETGLDEDLVASIVALSICLGVALLPWLPYLAAALLP
- a CDS encoding BrnT family toxin → MFTWDLSQAKANVEKHGVPFEEAATAFCDANGLDWDELSEESRERRFKRLGLTANKWLVLVLYTIRRTEHDQETVRIISARHASEREGRAYLRFAP
- a CDS encoding multicopper oxidase domain-containing protein; the protein is MLTRRKLLTSAAVIGAGLALDGGAAPRLFAASAKPRLNAAKLAKFVDPLPIPSVLTPDTTLYPGTDYYTISMTQFRHSLHRDLPPTPLWGYNGQYPGPTIEARSTLPHNTAAPGKPVKILYTSALPSKHLLPVDTTLHCGPGTSACSPLVRTVVHLHGGHVGPDSDGDPEAWFTPGFAQNGPAFLPAPFLYPNDQEAATLWYHDHALGITRLNVYAGLAGLYVIRDDQEDRLNLPKGPYEIPLLIQDRRFHADGTLDYATGAEPPEPLEPAPSIVPEFFGDTILVNGKVWPYLQVEPRKYRFRIVNGSNSRFYDLGLSSEQPFHQIGTDGGLLNEPVTVSHLVVGPGERADVILDFSGRTGQTITLRNTARSPFPKGETPDPLTVGQIMQFRVTKPLAGPDTSALPDVLRPWRPIMPLTASAPARALVLVEETDPLGRLRPQLGTAANGPLMWDDPVTERPELNSTEIWTIINATEDAHPVHLHLVQFQILSRQRFQAHQFVPGRPETLAVIGQPAGPEANERGWKDTVRAYPGEVTRIIAKFDKPGRYVWHCHILEHEDHEMMRPFVVEP